A single region of the Fibrobacter succinogenes genome encodes:
- a CDS encoding DUF1353 domain-containing protein has translation MSSLKSILKTVQEKINPPKERNSITVDDVSMDFPLVFDGNGKMYFFKLDRYVYIKGTRYTKLDKKSRPFLLTCRFRRGFMSDGASAPEFAKMFVPDIKKGDDVYNAAPFIHDGLYMYQGNINGLNMTREECDDILRGIWRIAGMSRVVAGAADVGVHVFAGSPTHWGNDSNNCKHLFEAKFEYR, from the coding sequence ATGTCGAGTTTAAAGTCTATTTTGAAAACTGTTCAAGAAAAGATCAATCCGCCCAAGGAGCGGAACTCCATCACGGTAGATGATGTTTCGATGGATTTTCCGCTGGTGTTCGATGGCAACGGTAAGATGTATTTTTTCAAGCTGGACCGTTACGTTTATATCAAGGGCACGCGCTATACCAAGCTCGATAAAAAGAGCCGCCCGTTCTTGCTGACTTGCCGTTTCAGAAGGGGCTTTATGTCCGATGGCGCGTCTGCACCCGAATTTGCAAAAATGTTCGTACCCGATATCAAGAAAGGCGACGATGTTTACAATGCAGCCCCGTTCATCCACGATGGTCTTTATATGTACCAAGGCAATATCAATGGACTCAACATGACTCGCGAAGAATGCGATGATATCCTCCGTGGAATCTGGAGAATTGCTGGCATGAGCCGCGTTGTTGCAGGCGCTGCCGACGTGGGAGTCCATGTCTTTGCGGGTTCACCAACCCATTGGGGCAACGATTCCAACAACTGCAAGCATCTGTTCGAAGCAAAGTTCGAATATCGTTAA